In Vigna unguiculata cultivar IT97K-499-35 chromosome 3, ASM411807v1, whole genome shotgun sequence, a single genomic region encodes these proteins:
- the LOC114177710 gene encoding BTB/POZ domain-containing protein At2g24240, giving the protein MGVQKDRVKFNVGGRVMETTATTLANAGRNSMFGAMFDDNWNLILSSNREGERFLDRNPDCFEILLDLLRTGELYIPPNIPEKLLYREALYYGLLDHVRAAKWGPFDGNRLRLSRSVQGQAPGDGTAIRAGPDGGCCVAHGSMVHVYDWMLDEHPPLNLDYQRVNDVGWVDSDNIVIGVSERLGRGDGGMGLFNSHNGELRYKFQVCHENQVKSYTAGALSFSSDYKIFSSCKGRSNEYGVGVWDQVTGKQIDFFYEPLGWSLGDADKLQWLEGNNCLLVATMFPRKDNCYISVLDFREKKMVWCWSDVGAPFAVDEKRVRDAIAMEDNSSICVVNEFEDLGFMDLRSSAATSIRWSSRSRLMKGKMPEEPCYPKLALHGGQLFSSMNDCISVFCGPEWVLTSRLRRSYGGSICDFSIGGDRLFALHSEENVFDIWETPTPPLV; this is encoded by the coding sequence ATGGGGGTTCAGAAAGACAGGGTGAAATTCAACGTGGGTGGCAGGGTGATGGAAACAACCGCAACAACGCTGGCCAATGCAGGGCGCAATTCGATGTTCGGTGCAATGTTCGACGACAATTGGAACCTGATACTATCATCAAACAGGGAGGGCGAGAGATTCCTCGATCGCAACCCGGATTGCTTCGAGATTCTCCTCGATCTGCTCCGAACCGGGGAACTCTACATCCCACCCAACATCCCGGAGAAGCTCCTCTACAGGGAGGCCCTCTACTACGGCCTCTTGGACCACGTACGCGCCGCCAAGTGGGGCCCATTCGACGGCAACAGGCTAAGGTTGTCCCGTTCTGTGCAGGGCCAGGCCCCGGGTGACGGAACGGCCATTCGAGCAGGCCCTGATGGTGGCTGTTGCGTTGCGCATGGCAGCATGGTTCATGTGTATGATTGGATGTTGGATGAACACCCTCCTCTTAACCTGGATTACCAGAGGGTTAACGATGTTGGGTGGGTTGACTCCGACAACATTGTCATCGGAGTGAGCGAGCGGCTTGGGAGGGGTGATGGGGGGATGGGGCTGTTCAATTCTCACAACGGGGAGCTTAGGTATAAGTTTCAGGTTTGTCATGAGAATCAGGTGAAGAGTTACACTGCAGGGGCCTTGAGTTTTAGTTCAGATTACAAGATATTTTCTAGTTGTAAGGGGAGGAGTAATGAGTATGGGGTAGGGGTTTGGGACCAGGTTACTGGGAAGCAGATTGATTTTTTCTACGAGCCTTTGGGGTGGTCTCTGGGGGATGCTGATAAGCTTCAGTGGTTGGAAGGGAATAATTGTTTGTTGGTGGCTACGATGTTTCCTAGGAAGGACAACTGTTACATTAGTGTTTTGGATTTCAGGGAGAAGAAGATGGTGTGGTGTTGGTCTGATGTGGGGGCTCCTTTTGCCGTGGATGAGAAACGGGTGAGGGATGCTATTGCCATGGAGGATAATAGTTCCATCTGTGTGGTGAATGAGTTTGAGGATTTGGGGTTCATGGATCTCAGAAGTTCTGCTGCCACCAGCATTAGGTGGAGCTCCAGAAGTAGGTTGATGAAGGGGAAGATGCCGGAGGAACCGTGCTACCCCAAACTGGCACTGCATGGGGGACAGCTTTTTTCCTCCATGAATGATTGCATTTCGGTGTTCTGTGGCCCTGAATGGGTTTTGACCTCTAGGCTCAGACGAAGCTATGGGGGTTCAATATGTGACTTTTCCATTGGAGGGGACAGGCTTTTTGCGCTCCATAGTGAGGAGAATGTGTTTGATATTTGGGAGACTCCAACACCACCACTTGTATGA
- the LOC114177711 gene encoding omega-6 fatty acid desaturase, chloroplastic encodes MACTLADSLLLFKGSFQKPLRRRDIAAHYSPGIFSLNSDGLIRKGFERQRSFVTRNKVSFIRAVAVPVQQPAPVEGVEYRKQLAEDYGFRQIGEPLPADVTLKDVINSLPKEVFEIDDVKAWKSVLISITSYALGIFMISKAPWYLLPLAWAWTGTAVTGFFVIGHDCAHKSFSSNKLIEDIVGTLAFLPLIYPYEPWRFKHDRHHAKTNMLVEDTAWQPVRKDEFESSPLLRKAIIYGYGPFRCWMSIAHWLLCHFDLKKFRPSEVNRVKISLACVFSFIAIGWPLIIYKTGIMGWIKFWLMPWLGYHFWMSTFTMVHHTAPHIPFRNSEEWNAAQAQLNGTVHCDYPKWIEILCHDINVHIPHHISPRIPSYNLRAAHKSIEENWGKYLNEASWNWRLMKTIMTVCHVYDKEQNYVAFDELAPEDSRPITFLKKSMPDYA; translated from the exons ATGGCTTGCACGCTCGCTGATTCATTACTTCTATTCAAG GGCTCTTTTCAGAAACCACTTCGCCGGAGAGACATTGCTGCTCACTACTCCCCAG GCATATTTAGTTTAAACAGTGATGGGCTTATTCGGAAAGGGTTCGAGCGTCAAAGGAGTTTTGTTACTAGGAATAAGGTTAGTTTCATACGTGCTGTTGCAGTTCCAGTACAACAACCAGCTCCTGTGGAAGGTGTGGAGTATAGAAAACAGCTGGCTGAAGACTATGGTTTCAGGCAAATTGGAGAGCCGCTTCCAGCTGATGTTACTTTAAAGGATGTCATCAATTCCCTTCCTAAGGAG GTCTTTGAGATTGATGATGTGAAAGCATGGAAATCTGTTTTGATATCTATCACTTCTTATGCATTGGGGATCTTCATGATTTCCAAAGCTCCCTGGTATCTTCTTCCTCTGGCTTGGGCATGGACTGGGACTGCAGTAACTGGG TTCTTTGTTATAGGACATGATTGTGCTCACAAGTCATTTTCATCCAACAAATTGATAGAAGACATTGTTGGGACCCTGGCTTTTTTGCCACTGATTTATCCATATGAGCCATGGCGATTTAAGCATGACAGACACCATGCAAAAACAAACAT GCTGGTGGAAGATACTGCTTGGCAGCCTGTTAGGAAGGACGAGTTTGAATCTTCTCCCCTTTTGAGGAAAGCAATAATATATGGATATGGTCCATTTCGATGCTGGATGTCTATAGCTCACTG GTTGCTGTGCCACTTTGATTTGAAGAAGTTCAGACCAAGTGAAGTAAACAGGGTGAAGATAAGTTTAGCGTGTGTGTTTTCCTTTATAGCAATTGGGTGGCCATTAATCATTTACAAGACAGGAATCATGGGATGGATAAAATTCTGGTTGATGCCATGGTTGGGCTATCACTTCTGG ATGAGTACCTTTACCATGGTACATCATACTGCGCCGCATATTCCATTCAGAAACTCAGAGGAGTGGAATGCTGCACAAGCACAGCTTAATGGAACTGTTCATTGTGATTACCCTAAATG GATCGAGATCCTATGTCATGACATTAATGTCCATATTCCACACCACATATCCCCGAGGATACCAAGCTATAATTTAAGAGCAGCCCATAAGTCCATCGAAGAAAATTGGGGAAAG TATCTGAATGAGGCTAGTTGGAATTGGAGATTGATGAAGACAATCATGACAGTGTGTCATGTGTACGATAAAGAGCAAAATTATGTTGCCTTCGACGAACTCGCCCCTGAAGATTCTCGTCCAATTacatttttgaagaaaagcATGCCTGATTATGCTTAG
- the LOC114177606 gene encoding ubiquitin carboxyl-terminal hydrolase 23, which translates to MVETSLMKMEPPKPLDPSTTAITPLPRKIVFIPVKKPFKGFSHDFHIETLNPSSSEPGISGSTTKKHDASEFSEFGLDPELSIGITFRRIGAGLRNLGNTCFLNSVLQCLTYTEPLAAYLQSGKHKTSCHVAGFCALCAIQNHVSRALQSTGRILSPEDLVGNLRCISRNFRNARQEDAHEYMVNLLECMHKCCLPSGVPSESPGAYEKSFVHKIFGGRLRSQVKCHQCSYCSNKFDPFLDLSLEIFKADSLQKALANFTAAEWLDGGEREYHCQRCKQKVRALKQLTIHKAPYVLTIHLKRFHAHDPGQKIKKKVNFGCALDLKPFVSGSYDGDVKYSLYGVLVHSGSSTHSGHYYCYVRTSNNMWYTLDDNRVSHVSEREVLNQQAYMLFYVRDRKSIVPRKPVDVVKKENVKSNGNGNKEFSTSSHVSMEYPNVPAQNKFCTEVEKKMSTVNSLGACSMNDSHDLQNRSVILVENLMQSKKHESEPPSKAQTQDSPDGLAVAKAEHGCLSSLGQSEKDNNLHSNLKGLSAPVGEKNNLCNENVISKEGIIDSPSLVPSSTNPQTCELATDGKSQSMKLGTSATGLVSEQAISLVHGSLVGSQGLVLNESVNRSLNSEGLDKKPVKKLKRKYLKYQVSRMHIRPIFVYMGYMGPRKKSHKRSKHLTLSKKNPNKDKLDKFAFSSEDSKPSTHGKTDEFPCVSSCSESKATKTGYRPSVNVKSNDESLTENSAEGEFRKRIDQNCAVLASMSQLESISGSGSVVSQLKARQAANVQDSRRDQMHNGLMSMLTRGLEETVVARWDDIELPSSQPLESNNGKFVSIGYVGDEWDEEYDRGKRKKIRGFKHSFGGPNLFEETAIEKSKFKRAKLEQSCSGHPPFRI; encoded by the exons ATGGTTGAAACATCGTTGATGAAAATGGAACCTCCGAAGCCGTTGGATCCTTCAACCACTGCCATCACTCCCTTACCGAGAAAAATTGTGTTTATTCCCGTAAAGAAGCCATTTAAGGGTTTCTCACACGATTTCCAcatcgaaaccctaaacccttcCTCCTCCGAACCTGGAATATCCGGTTCCACCACCAAGAAACACGACGCTTCGGAATTTTCAGAGTTTGGCTTGGATCCGGAGCTCAGCATCGGGATTACCTTTCGCAGAATA GGAGCTGGATTGCGAAATCTGGGGAACACTTGTTTTCTCAATTCAGTACTGCAGTGTTTGACGTATACAGAGCCTTTGGCTGCATATTTGCAGAGTGGGAAGCATAAAACTTCAT GTCACGTTGCTGGATTTTGTGCTTTGTGTGCAATACAGAACCATGTTAGTCGGGCACTGCAGTCAACTGGGAGGATATTATCCCCAGAGGATCTGGTTGGGAATCTACGAT GTATATCAAGAAATTTTCGAAACGCAAGGCAAGAAGATGCTCATGAGTATATGGTGAACTTACTTGAGTGTATGCATAAATGTTGTCTTCCTTCTGGAGTACCAAGTGAATCACCAGGTGCTTATGAGAAAAGTTTTGTCCATAAAATCTTTGGTGGTCGTCTCAGGAGTCAG GTGAAATGCCACCAGTGTTCTTATTGCTCTAACAAATTTGATCCTTTCCTAGATTTAAGTCTTGAAATATTCAAGGCAGATTCATTGCAAAAAGCACTGGCAAATTTCACAGCTGCAGAATGGTTGGATGGAGGGGAGAGAGAGTACCATTGCCAAAGATGCAAACAGAAAGTTAGGGCTCTCAAACAGCTCACAATTCATAAGGCACCGTATGTGCTTACTATTCACTTAAAGCGGTTCCATGCGCATGATCCTGgacaaaagattaaaaagaaggTTAATTTTGGCTGTGCACTGGACTTGAAACCTTTTGTCAGTGGCTCATAT GATGGAGATGTGAAGTACTCTCTATACGGGGTTCTGGTTCATTCTGGTTCCAGCACTCATTCTGGACACTATTACTGTTATGTTCGCACTTCAAATAACATGTGGTATACTTTGGATGATAACCGG GTAAGTCATGTCAGTGAACGGGAAGTTTTAAATCAACAAGCATACATGTTGTTTTATGTTCGCGACAGGAAAAGTATTGTTCCAAGAAAGCCTGTGGATGTTGTTAAGAAGGAAAATGTTAAGAGTAATGGGAATGGAAATAAAGAATTTTCAACTTCAAGCCATGTATCGATGGAATATCCAAATGTTCCtgcacaaaataaattttgtactGAAGTTGAGAAGAAAATGTCAACTGTCAACTCATTAGGAGCTTGTTCTATGAACGACAGTCATGATCTGCAGAATCGTAGTGTCATATTAGTAGAAAACCTTATGCAAAGTAAGAAACATGAATCTGAACCTCCTTCCAAGGCACAGACACAGGACTCACCAGATGGACTCGCTGTGGCTAAAGCAGAACATGGATGTTTGTCATCATTAGGCCAGTCTGAAAAGGATAATAATCTCCACAGTAACCTGAAAGGTTTATCTGCTCCagttggagaaaaaaataatttatgtaatgaGAATGTAATTTCAAAAGAGGGCATTATAGATTCTCCTTCATTAGTGCCATCATCCACCAATCCCCAGACTTGTGAACTTGCTACTGATGGAAAATCTCAGTCTATGAAG cttgGAACTTCTGCAACTGGTTTGGTGTCTGAGCAAGCAATTAGCCTGGTGCATGGAAGTCTGGTTGGTTCTCAAGGACTTGTTCTTAATGAGTCAGTAAATCGATCATTGAATTCAGAGGGTCTTGATAAAAAGcctgtaaaaaaattgaaaaggaagTACCTTAAGTATCAGGTTTCTAGAATGCATATTCGTCCAATCTTTGTTTACATGGGATACATGGGCCCACGAAAGAAGAGTCACAAAAGAAGTAAGCACCTCACTTTGAGTAAGAAAAATCCAAACAAAGACAAGCTGGATAAGTTTGCTTTCTCATCAGAAGATTCCAAACCATCTACACATGGAAAAACTGATGAATTTCCTTGTGTGTCAAGTTGTTCGGAAAGTAAAGCAACAAAGACTGGCTATAGACCTAGTGTTAATGTTAAATCTAATGATGAATCTCTGACAGAAAATAGTGCTGAAGGAGAATTTAGAAAGAGAATTGATCAGAACTGTGCGGTGCTTGCATCAATGTCACAACTTGAAAGTATATCTGGGAGTGGTTCAGTAGTAAGTCAACTTAAAGCTAGACAGGCTGCTAATGTACAAGATAGTAGAAGAGATCAAATGCATAATGGTTTAATGAGTATGCTTACTCGAGGTCTGGAGGAGACAGTTG TTGCACGGTGGGATGATATAGAATTGCCGTCATCACAGCCCTTGGAGTCAAATAATGGCAAGTTTGTCAGCATTGGATATGTTGGGGATGAATG GGATGAAGAATATGATAGAGGGAAAAGGAAGAAGATAAGGGGCTTCAAACATAGCTTTGGTGGGCCAAATCTCTTTGAAGAAACCGCTATCGAGAAGTCGAAGTTCAAAAGGGCAAAGTTGGAGCAATCTTGTTCTGGGCACCCTCCATTTAGGATATGA